GAAAATAGTATTATAAGCATTGGCCCAAGCCAGAAATTTGGAACTGAAATTCCTAAAAATGCAAAAAATCTTGAGCAGTTATCAATTATTGTATCTTTTTTTAAGGCAGAAACTATTCCAAGAGGAAGAGAGATTAAAAGAGAGATTATTACCCCTCCCATTGCCAGCTCAAAAGTTGCAGGAAACCTCTCGCCTATTGCCTGTACAACAGGTTTGTCTGTATGGATTGACCTTCCAAGGTCTCCCCTGAATAGATTTAAGAGAAAGTCCAGATACTGGATGTAAACCGGTTTATCAAGACCCAGTTTCCCCCGCAAACTCTCTATGTCTGCTTTAATGGCTAAGTCCCCAAGCATCAGGACAACAGGGTCACCCGGTATGAGATGGATAATTAAAAAGACAAGGGTGCTGACGCCAAGGACAACAGGAATGAGAAGGTATAGTCTGCGAATCAGATAATTTAGCATTGTTTAAAATAAAAATATTGTTTATAATACTACTATCTGAAACCACCTGTCAACAAAGCTGAGAAGCATGGTCAACGGTTTACAATTATTTATCAGCCAGTTGAAATCCATATATTGAAATTAAACAGTATGGAAGGAAAAATCTATGGAAAATTTTAAACAATTCAGGCACGGAAACTGCTTCTCATATTTAATAGTTTCCAGACAAGGAAAAGCTATTTTAGTGGATCCACATTTTGGACTTGTTGACACTTATCTTGACTATCTGAAAAAGAATAAGATTTCACTTGCGAATATTATTGACACCCATACTCACGCTGACCACATTTCTGCGGCAGCTATATTAAAAAATAAACTAAATATTCCTGTTCTAATGCATGAAAAATCTATTTCCAATGTTGCAACTAAACGCTTAACAGAGGGATCTCTGATACAGTTTGATGATGTTACTGTTAAAGTTCTTTATACGCCCGGACACACAGACGAAATCGTCAGCCTT
This genomic window from Candidatus Schekmanbacteria bacterium RIFCSPLOWO2_02_FULL_38_14 contains:
- a CDS encoding glutathione ABC transporter permease GsiC (with GsiABD is involved in the transport of glutathione into the cell); protein product: MLNYLIRRLYLLIPVVLGVSTLVFLIIHLIPGDPVVLMLGDLAIKADIESLRGKLGLDKPVYIQYLDFLLNLFRGDLGRSIHTDKPVVQAIGERFPATFELAMGGVIISLLISLPLGIVSALKKDTIIDNCSRFFAFLGISVPNFWLGPMLIILFSIKIGILPVSGRGGIENLILPSITLGMGMAATVTRMVRASLLEVIKENYITTARAKGLSESSVVIKHALKNALMPVVTIVGLQLGALLSGAIITETIFSWPGIGSLTIEAINRRDYPMVQGCIFVIAMCYVIVNLATDLIYGFLDPRIRYE